The following coding sequences lie in one Stenotrophomonas rhizophila genomic window:
- a CDS encoding Mth938-like domain-containing protein, translating to MQLSHELPDYAYALRAADGRTAKVNDRTLASSFVLTPETLIEAWPVANIAELTPEHLQPVLALNPALVVLGTGDTQVFPPAAVMAACLTRGIGLEVMNNPAAARTFNILAGEGRKVAAAFILTG from the coding sequence ATGCAACTGAGTCACGAACTGCCCGATTACGCCTACGCCCTGCGCGCCGCCGATGGCCGCACCGCGAAGGTGAATGACCGCACCCTGGCCAGCAGCTTCGTGCTGACCCCCGAGACGCTGATCGAGGCGTGGCCGGTGGCCAATATCGCCGAACTGACCCCCGAGCACCTGCAGCCGGTGCTGGCGCTGAATCCGGCGCTGGTGGTCCTTGGCACGGGCGACACCCAGGTGTTCCCGCCGGCCGCCGTGATGGCCGCCTGCCTGACCCGTGGGATCGGCCTGGAAGTGATGAACAACCCGGCAGCGGCCCGGACCTTCAACATCCTCGCCGGCGAAGGCCGCAAGGTGGCGGCGGCGTTCATCCTGACCGGCTGA
- a CDS encoding peptidoglycan DD-metalloendopeptidase family protein, whose protein sequence is MSADRLNKGMRATALLLAVATLGACGTATVVKPAGGRGGTVHTTPQASVAKPGQTAVIRKGDTLYALARIHNITPRDLAAWNGLSEPYTIYPGQTLKLYPGGGAPGRAPTTVVTAPRPGTTTPVATPTPSPTTAIKSNISWRWPADGALVGRFVGADVTKQGVDIAGSSGQPVRATAQGVVVYSGAGLVGFGELIIIKHSDQWLSAYGHNRKRLVNEGQSVKAGEQIAEMGRTGTTRDMLHFEIRYNGKPVDPLLYLPPR, encoded by the coding sequence ATGAGTGCTGATCGGTTGAACAAGGGAATGCGCGCCACGGCGCTGCTGCTGGCGGTGGCCACGCTGGGCGCGTGCGGTACCGCGACGGTGGTGAAGCCGGCTGGCGGCCGGGGCGGCACCGTGCACACCACGCCGCAGGCGTCGGTGGCCAAGCCGGGCCAGACCGCGGTGATCCGCAAGGGCGACACCCTGTATGCGCTGGCGCGCATCCACAACATTACCCCGCGCGATTTGGCCGCCTGGAACGGGCTGTCCGAGCCGTACACCATCTACCCGGGGCAGACCCTCAAGCTGTATCCGGGTGGCGGCGCGCCGGGTCGGGCACCGACCACGGTGGTGACCGCGCCGCGTCCCGGCACGACCACCCCGGTAGCCACGCCGACGCCGTCGCCGACCACCGCCATCAAGAGCAACATCAGCTGGCGCTGGCCGGCCGATGGGGCATTGGTGGGCAGGTTCGTGGGGGCTGACGTCACCAAGCAGGGCGTGGACATCGCCGGCAGCAGCGGCCAGCCGGTCCGCGCCACGGCGCAGGGCGTGGTGGTGTATTCCGGTGCCGGCCTGGTCGGCTTCGGTGAACTGATCATCATCAAGCACAGCGACCAGTGGCTGTCGGCCTATGGCCATAACCGCAAGCGCCTGGTCAACGAGGGCCAGAGCGTGAAGGCGGGTGAGCAGATTGCCGAGATGGGCCGTACCGGCACCACCCGCGACATGCTCCACTTCGAGATCCGTTACAACGGCAAGCCGGTCGACCCGCTGCTGTACCTGCCGCCGCGGTAA
- a CDS encoding YqaA family protein — protein MKIFGPLYERAMKWAAHERAPTYLTVLSFIEAIIFPVMPEVMLAPMCVAQPKRGWWFATLSLSGSMAGALVGYALGHYAFEVLKPVFAALGMLTSIESGIAVVQAKMAESPWAVFTFLVLGGFMPIPMKVFTWASGIVGVPLPQYFLSMLIGRGKRVFVLAAVIRIGGPRAEAALRRWIEPLGWIATVLVVALVAWLVWRSKFA, from the coding sequence ATGAAGATCTTTGGTCCGCTGTACGAGCGGGCGATGAAGTGGGCCGCGCACGAGCGCGCCCCGACCTATCTCACCGTGCTCAGCTTCATCGAGGCCATCATTTTCCCGGTGATGCCCGAGGTGATGCTGGCTCCGATGTGCGTGGCCCAGCCCAAGCGCGGCTGGTGGTTTGCCACCCTGAGCCTGTCCGGCTCGATGGCCGGTGCACTGGTCGGCTACGCGTTGGGGCATTACGCCTTTGAAGTGCTCAAGCCGGTGTTCGCCGCGCTGGGCATGTTGACCAGCATCGAGAGCGGCATCGCGGTGGTGCAGGCCAAGATGGCCGAGTCGCCGTGGGCGGTGTTCACCTTCCTGGTGCTGGGCGGCTTCATGCCGATCCCGATGAAGGTCTTCACATGGGCATCGGGTATCGTCGGCGTGCCGTTGCCGCAGTACTTCCTGAGCATGTTGATCGGCCGGGGCAAGCGCGTGTTCGTGCTGGCCGCGGTGATCCGTATTGGTGGACCGCGCGCGGAAGCTGCGCTGCGGCGTTGGATTGAACCGCTGGGCTGGATCGCGACCGTGCTGGTCGTGGCGCTGGTCGCCTGGCTTGTCTGGAGGTCGAAGTTCGCATGA
- a CDS encoding protein-L-isoaspartate(D-aspartate) O-methyltransferase: MSPRLRLQPEAVGIGMTSQRVRDRLVERLREAGIADEDTLNAIRVVPRHLFIDEALASRAYEDTALPIGHGQTISQPWVVARMTEAVLKCAPKTVLEVGTGSGYQAAVLGAVGLEVYTVERIGDLLRQARKRFRALGMNIRTKHDDGRAGWAEHGPFDAIVVTAAAPALVDALVEQLAVGGRLVAPVGGPGAQSLVQLTRRDDGSIEQQVLAPVTFVPLLSGMLD; the protein is encoded by the coding sequence ATGAGCCCGCGCCTGCGCCTGCAGCCCGAAGCGGTCGGCATCGGCATGACCTCCCAGCGCGTGCGCGACCGGCTGGTCGAGCGCCTGCGTGAGGCCGGCATCGCCGACGAAGACACGCTCAATGCCATCCGCGTGGTGCCCCGGCATCTGTTCATCGACGAAGCGCTGGCCTCGCGTGCCTACGAAGACACCGCGCTGCCGATCGGCCATGGCCAGACCATCTCCCAGCCGTGGGTAGTGGCCCGCATGACCGAAGCGGTGCTGAAATGCGCACCGAAGACCGTGCTGGAAGTCGGCACCGGCTCGGGTTACCAGGCCGCGGTGCTGGGCGCGGTAGGGCTGGAGGTCTACACCGTGGAGCGCATCGGCGACCTGCTGCGGCAGGCGCGCAAGCGCTTCCGGGCGCTGGGCATGAACATCCGCACCAAGCACGACGATGGCCGCGCCGGCTGGGCCGAGCACGGTCCGTTCGATGCAATCGTGGTGACCGCCGCGGCACCGGCGCTGGTGGATGCGCTGGTTGAACAGCTGGCCGTGGGCGGCCGCCTGGTGGCCCCGGTGGGTGGCCCCGGTGCGCAGTCGCTGGTGCAGTTGACCCGTCGCGATGACGGCAGCATTGAACAGCAGGTACTGGCGCCGGTCACGTTCGTGCCGTTGCTGTCTGGCATGCTGGATTGA
- the surE gene encoding 5'/3'-nucleotidase SurE, whose product MRILVSNDDGVDAPGIKMLASVLRDAGHEVTVFAPDRDRSGASNSLTLDLPIRLKRIDHYTCSVAGTPTDCVHLALTGVLEYEPDIVVSGINNAANLGDDVIYSGTVSAAMEGRFLGLPAVAMSLVTRNHEPRNFETAARAAVEIVTRLKADPLPADTILNVNVPDLPWSEIRGFEVTRLGNRHRAEGCIAQRDPRGNEVFWIGPAGREQDSGPGTDFHAVRNGFISITPIQVDLTRYQALEKVASWVGGLTAALDQPA is encoded by the coding sequence ATGCGGATCCTGGTCAGCAACGACGACGGTGTCGACGCCCCCGGTATCAAGATGCTTGCGTCGGTATTGCGTGACGCCGGTCATGAAGTGACGGTGTTCGCCCCGGACCGTGACCGCTCCGGTGCCAGCAATTCGCTCACCCTGGACCTGCCGATCCGGCTCAAGCGCATCGACCACTACACCTGTTCGGTGGCCGGCACCCCGACCGACTGCGTGCACCTGGCGCTGACCGGCGTGCTCGAATACGAGCCGGACATCGTGGTATCGGGCATCAACAACGCCGCCAACCTGGGCGATGACGTCATCTACTCCGGCACCGTGTCGGCGGCGATGGAAGGGCGGTTCCTGGGCCTGCCGGCGGTGGCCATGTCGCTGGTGACGCGCAACCACGAGCCGCGCAACTTCGAGACCGCCGCGCGCGCCGCGGTGGAGATCGTGACCCGGCTCAAGGCCGACCCGCTGCCTGCCGACACCATCCTCAACGTCAACGTGCCAGACCTGCCCTGGAGCGAGATCCGCGGCTTCGAGGTCACCCGCCTGGGCAACCGGCACCGTGCCGAAGGCTGCATCGCCCAGCGCGATCCGCGCGGCAACGAGGTGTTCTGGATCGGCCCGGCCGGGCGCGAACAGGACTCCGGCCCCGGCACCGATTTCCACGCGGTACGCAACGGCTTCATTTCGATCACCCCGATCCAGGTCGACCTCACCCGTTACCAGGCACTGGAGAAGGTGGCCAGTTGGGTAGGTGGGCTGACCGCCGCGCTGGACCAGCCCGCATGA
- a CDS encoding Smr/MutS family protein translates to MSHPEDEDPAALFRSAIGEVKPLRKPAAAPPPTPKPKPRARMAERDDQEARGEFARLLRDSSPLEAGDTASYRRDNLPARMFQRLKRGQYSVQDELDLHGATVAQAETLLRQFLLEAHAHEHGCVRIIHGKGLQSDGGAPVLKNLVDRLLRQRNDVLAFHSAPAGQGGTGAVLVLLSNR, encoded by the coding sequence ATGTCACATCCTGAAGACGAAGACCCCGCCGCGCTGTTCCGTTCGGCCATCGGCGAGGTCAAACCCCTGCGCAAGCCCGCGGCGGCGCCACCGCCCACGCCCAAGCCGAAGCCGCGTGCGCGCATGGCCGAACGCGACGACCAGGAGGCACGCGGCGAGTTCGCGCGGCTGCTGCGCGACAGCAGCCCGCTGGAAGCCGGCGACACCGCCAGCTACCGCCGCGACAACCTGCCCGCCCGCATGTTCCAGCGGCTCAAGCGTGGCCAGTATTCGGTGCAGGACGAGCTGGACCTGCACGGCGCCACGGTGGCGCAGGCCGAAACCCTGCTGCGCCAGTTCCTGCTGGAAGCGCATGCGCACGAGCATGGCTGCGTGCGCATCATCCACGGCAAGGGCCTGCAGTCCGACGGCGGCGCGCCGGTGCTGAAGAACCTGGTCGACCGCCTGCTGCGCCAGCGCAACGACGTGCTGGCCTTCCATTCGGCGCCGGCCGGCCAAGGCGGTACCGGCGCGGTGCTGGTGCTGCTGAGCAACCGATAA
- the truD gene encoding tRNA pseudouridine(13) synthase TruD, protein MIALPLAFGAPLLTAKIRTTPDDFQVDELPAFEPSGEGEHLLLTLRKRGANTVHVAKVLARWAGLPDMAVSYAGMKDRHAVTTQRFSVHLPKRIAPDPALLASDEIEVVESTWHNRKLQRGALAGNRFKLVLRDVQGDAAAIDERLSLIAARGLPNWFGEQRFGRDGGNVPAALAMFGGRRMRPDQRSLLLSAARSALFNQVLAERVAQGNWDAPLDGEVWMLDGSRSVFGPEPFTDLLADRLARFDIHPSGPLWGEGELRSSEAAAALELAAVSDEQSLALRAGLEGARLKQERRALRLRPAMLQHQWLQPDVLELSFALPPGCYATAVLHELGPVEDASQPGA, encoded by the coding sequence GTGATCGCGCTGCCGCTGGCGTTCGGCGCGCCGCTGCTGACCGCGAAGATCCGCACCACCCCCGACGATTTCCAGGTGGACGAGCTGCCCGCGTTCGAGCCGAGCGGGGAGGGCGAGCACCTGCTGCTCACCCTCCGCAAGCGCGGCGCCAATACCGTGCACGTGGCCAAGGTGCTTGCACGCTGGGCCGGGCTGCCGGACATGGCGGTCAGCTACGCCGGCATGAAGGATCGCCATGCGGTCACCACCCAGCGCTTCAGCGTGCACCTGCCCAAGCGGATCGCGCCGGACCCGGCGCTGCTGGCCTCCGATGAAATCGAGGTGGTCGAATCCACGTGGCACAACCGCAAGCTGCAGCGCGGTGCGCTGGCCGGCAACCGCTTCAAGCTGGTGTTGCGTGACGTGCAGGGCGATGCGGCGGCGATTGACGAGCGGTTGTCGTTGATCGCTGCGCGCGGCCTGCCGAACTGGTTCGGCGAGCAGCGCTTCGGCCGCGATGGTGGCAACGTGCCGGCCGCGCTGGCGATGTTCGGCGGGCGCCGGATGCGCCCGGACCAGCGCTCGCTACTGCTGTCGGCGGCGCGTTCGGCGCTGTTCAACCAGGTGCTCGCCGAGCGCGTGGCGCAGGGCAACTGGGACGCCCCGCTGGACGGTGAGGTGTGGATGCTGGACGGCAGCCGCAGCGTGTTCGGCCCCGAGCCGTTCACCGACCTGCTGGCCGACCGCCTGGCGCGGTTCGACATCCATCCCAGCGGCCCGTTGTGGGGTGAAGGCGAGCTGCGCAGCAGTGAAGCGGCCGCGGCGCTGGAACTGGCCGCGGTCAGCGACGAGCAGTCGCTGGCGTTGCGCGCCGGGCTGGAAGGGGCGCGCCTGAAGCAGGAGCGCCGTGCGCTGCGCCTGCGCCCGGCGATGCTGCAGCACCAGTGGCTGCAGCCGGACGTGCTGGAACTGAGCTTCGCGCTGCCGCCGGGCTGCTATGCCACTGCAGTGCTGCACGAGCTTGGGCCGGTGGAAGACGCCAGCCAGCCAGGCGCCTGA
- the ispF gene encoding 2-C-methyl-D-erythritol 2,4-cyclodiphosphate synthase, with protein MNTAPFPPVRIGQGYDVHAFGEGDHVMLGGIRVPHSCGVLAHSDGDVILHALCDAMLGALSLGDIGVHFPPTDMRWKGADSAHLLDHCNGLLRERGWQVGNTDITVICERPKVGPHAAAMRERIASVLGVALDCVSVKATTSEKLGFTGRGEGIAAQAVVLLVAL; from the coding sequence ATGAACACCGCACCATTCCCGCCGGTCCGCATCGGACAGGGCTACGACGTCCACGCCTTTGGCGAGGGCGACCACGTGATGCTGGGCGGTATCCGCGTGCCGCACAGCTGCGGCGTGCTGGCCCATAGCGACGGCGACGTGATCCTGCATGCGCTGTGCGATGCGATGCTGGGCGCGCTGTCGCTGGGCGACATCGGCGTGCACTTCCCGCCGACCGACATGCGCTGGAAGGGAGCCGACAGCGCGCACCTGCTCGACCATTGCAACGGTCTGCTGCGCGAACGCGGCTGGCAGGTCGGCAACACCGACATCACCGTGATCTGCGAGCGGCCCAAGGTGGGCCCGCACGCGGCGGCCATGCGCGAGCGCATCGCCAGCGTGCTCGGCGTGGCGCTGGACTGCGTGAGCGTGAAGGCCACCACCTCGGAGAAGCTGGGCTTCACCGGGCGCGGTGAAGGCATTGCCGCCCAGGCCGTCGTGCTGCTGGTGGCGCTGTGA
- the ispD gene encoding 2-C-methyl-D-erythritol 4-phosphate cytidylyltransferase, producing the protein MMGTVWAVVPAAGRGTRFGGETPKQYLVAGDRVLLAHTLEALLSHPVVAGVMVVVADGDTDWPGWQSLADKPILTCIGGATRAASVLAGLQALPDSVRADDFVLVHDAARPNLAAADLGRLLEVGRNDPVGAILAAPVRDTLKRAGDDGGIDATEPRARLWRALTPQLFRRHQLARALQEAADAGVEVTDDAMAMERQGLRPLLVEGSEDNFKVTTPADLSRFEFELARRGY; encoded by the coding sequence CTGATGGGTACGGTCTGGGCGGTGGTGCCCGCGGCCGGTCGCGGCACCCGCTTCGGCGGGGAAACCCCCAAGCAGTATCTGGTCGCGGGCGACCGGGTATTGCTTGCCCATACCCTGGAGGCCCTGCTGTCGCACCCGGTCGTGGCCGGGGTGATGGTGGTGGTCGCCGACGGCGACACCGACTGGCCCGGCTGGCAGTCGCTGGCCGACAAGCCGATCCTGACCTGCATCGGCGGTGCCACCCGCGCTGCCTCGGTGCTGGCGGGGCTGCAGGCCTTGCCCGACAGCGTGCGGGCCGATGATTTCGTGCTGGTGCATGACGCCGCACGACCCAACCTGGCGGCCGCCGACCTCGGCCGGCTGCTGGAAGTGGGACGCAATGACCCGGTCGGGGCGATCCTGGCCGCGCCGGTGCGCGACACCCTCAAGCGTGCCGGCGATGACGGCGGCATCGATGCCACCGAGCCGCGTGCCCGCCTGTGGCGCGCGCTGACCCCGCAGCTGTTCCGCCGCCACCAGCTGGCACGGGCCCTGCAGGAAGCAGCCGACGCCGGCGTGGAGGTCACTGACGACGCCATGGCGATGGAGCGGCAGGGGCTGCGCCCGTTGCTGGTGGAAGGCAGCGAGGACAACTTCAAGGTCACCACCCCGGCCGACCTGTCCCGATTCGAATTCGAGCTGGCGCGTCGCGGGTACTGA
- the ftsB gene encoding cell division protein FtsB, whose product MRNWRWMLLLLALLLAWLQYRFWFGPGNSGEVMTLEAQVDNQKRDNAGLQQRNDALAAEVKDLKEGQAAIEERARSELGMIKPGEKFYRVVEDAPVAPARAPVAVDPDAPHQDVP is encoded by the coding sequence ATGCGCAACTGGCGTTGGATGTTGCTGCTGCTGGCGCTGTTGCTGGCGTGGCTGCAGTACCGTTTCTGGTTCGGCCCGGGCAATTCAGGTGAAGTGATGACCCTGGAAGCCCAGGTCGACAACCAGAAGCGCGACAACGCCGGTCTGCAACAGCGCAATGACGCGCTGGCCGCCGAGGTCAAGGACCTCAAGGAAGGCCAGGCCGCCATCGAAGAGCGGGCACGCAGCGAGCTGGGCATGATCAAGCCGGGCGAGAAGTTCTACCGCGTGGTGGAAGATGCTCCGGTTGCGCCCGCGCGCGCGCCGGTGGCCGTCGACCCTGACGCCCCGCACCAGGACGTGCCCTGA
- the eno gene encoding phosphopyruvate hydratase — MTTIRSIHAREILDSRGNPTLEADVILEDGSFGRAAVPSGASTGSKEAVELRDGDKTRYLGKGVRNAVANVNTTIANALKGYDAADQEGLDRRLIDLDGTENKGRLGANALLAVSMATAHAAAAANKQALWQYLAAKTGVTPSLPVPMMNIINGGAHADNNVDFQEFMVLPVGFTSFSEALRAGTEIFHSLKSVLKGHGLSTAVGDEGGFAPDFRSNVEALDTILEAIGKAGYTAGEDVMLGLDVASTEFYENGKYNLVGENKRLTSEQFVDFLADWAAQYPIITIEDGLAENDWAGWKLLTDRIGSKVQLVGDDLFVTNPKIFKEGIASGTANAILIKVNQIGTLTETLEAIAMADAANYAAVVSHRSGETEDTTIADIAVATTATQIKTGSLCRSDRVAKYNQLLRIEEALGAGARYAGRDAFVSLKR, encoded by the coding sequence ATGACCACGATCCGCAGCATCCACGCCCGTGAAATCCTCGACAGCCGTGGCAACCCCACGCTGGAAGCCGATGTCATCCTCGAGGACGGTTCGTTCGGCCGCGCCGCGGTTCCGTCGGGCGCCTCGACCGGCAGCAAGGAAGCGGTGGAGCTGCGTGACGGCGACAAGACCCGTTACCTGGGCAAGGGCGTGCGCAACGCCGTGGCCAACGTCAACACCACCATCGCCAACGCGCTGAAGGGCTATGACGCGGCCGACCAGGAAGGCCTGGACCGTCGCCTGATCGACCTCGACGGCACCGAGAACAAGGGCCGCCTGGGCGCCAACGCGCTGCTGGCCGTGTCCATGGCCACCGCGCACGCCGCTGCCGCCGCCAACAAGCAGGCGCTCTGGCAGTACCTGGCCGCCAAGACCGGCGTGACCCCGTCGCTGCCGGTGCCGATGATGAACATCATCAACGGCGGCGCACATGCCGACAACAACGTCGACTTCCAGGAGTTCATGGTGCTGCCGGTCGGCTTCACCTCGTTCTCCGAAGCGCTGCGTGCCGGCACCGAAATCTTCCATTCGCTCAAGTCCGTGCTCAAGGGCCATGGCCTGAGCACCGCCGTGGGCGACGAAGGCGGCTTCGCGCCGGACTTCCGCAGCAACGTCGAAGCGCTGGATACCATCCTCGAAGCGATCGGCAAGGCCGGCTACACCGCCGGTGAAGACGTGATGCTGGGCCTGGACGTGGCGTCCACCGAGTTCTACGAAAACGGCAAGTACAACCTGGTGGGCGAGAACAAGCGCCTGACCTCCGAGCAGTTCGTCGACTTCCTGGCCGACTGGGCCGCGCAGTATCCGATCATCACCATCGAAGACGGCCTGGCCGAGAACGACTGGGCGGGCTGGAAGCTGCTCACCGACCGCATCGGCAGCAAGGTGCAGCTGGTCGGCGACGACCTGTTCGTGACCAACCCGAAGATCTTCAAGGAAGGCATCGCCTCGGGCACTGCCAACGCCATCCTGATCAAGGTCAACCAGATCGGCACCCTGACCGAGACCCTGGAAGCGATCGCCATGGCGGACGCGGCCAACTACGCGGCCGTGGTCTCGCACCGTTCGGGCGAAACCGAAGACACCACCATCGCCGACATCGCCGTGGCCACCACCGCCACCCAGATCAAGACCGGCTCGCTGTGCCGCAGCGACCGCGTGGCCAAGTACAACCAGCTGCTTCGCATCGAAGAAGCGCTGGGTGCGGGTGCGCGCTACGCCGGCCGTGATGCGTTCGTGTCGCTGAAGCGCTGA
- a CDS encoding CTP synthase produces the protein MTPLIFVTGGVVSSLGKGIAAASLASILEARGLTVTMMKLDPYINVDPGTMSPFQHGEVYVTDDGAETDLDLGHYERFVRTRLSRKNSVTTGRIYENVIRKERRGDYLGATVQVIPHITDEIRRCMDEATEGFDVALVEIGGTVGDIESLPFLEAIRQVRTERGPEKALFMHLTLVPYIAAAGELKTKPTQHSVKELRSIGIQPDVLLCRSEQVVPDSERRKIAQFTNVSERAVISVPDVDVLYRIPMGLHAQGLDDIVINQFKLGDKAGPADLHEWEAAVDATLHPLDEVTIAVVGKYVDHQDAYKSVGEALKHGGLRQRTKVNLKWLEAQDLEGSDMGALKDVDGILVPGGFGDRGFEGKVLTSQFAREQQVPYFGICYGMQAAVVDFARHVAGLEGANSTENDRQSPNPVIGLITEWRTATGDVEKRDDKSDLGGTMRLGLQEQRLKPGTLARELYGKDVVSERHRHRYEFNNRYRTQLEDAGLVIAGKSMDDTLVEVVELSRDQHPWFLACQAHPEFLSTPRDGHPLFIGFIRAARERKSGAPLDAGA, from the coding sequence ATGACTCCCTTGATCTTCGTAACCGGCGGCGTAGTGTCCTCGCTCGGCAAAGGCATTGCCGCCGCGTCACTTGCCTCCATCCTTGAAGCCCGTGGCCTCACCGTCACGATGATGAAGCTCGACCCGTACATCAACGTCGATCCGGGCACCATGAGCCCGTTCCAGCACGGCGAGGTCTACGTCACCGACGACGGCGCCGAGACCGACCTGGACCTGGGCCATTACGAGCGCTTCGTGCGTACCCGCCTGAGCCGCAAGAATTCGGTCACCACCGGCCGCATCTACGAGAACGTGATCCGCAAGGAGCGTCGCGGCGACTACCTGGGCGCCACCGTGCAGGTCATCCCGCACATCACCGACGAGATCCGCCGCTGCATGGACGAGGCCACCGAAGGCTTCGACGTGGCCCTGGTCGAGATCGGCGGCACCGTGGGCGACATCGAGTCGCTGCCGTTCCTGGAGGCGATCCGCCAGGTGCGCACCGAGCGCGGCCCGGAAAAGGCGCTGTTCATGCACCTGACCCTGGTGCCGTACATCGCCGCCGCCGGCGAGCTGAAGACCAAGCCCACCCAGCACTCGGTCAAGGAACTGCGCTCGATCGGCATCCAGCCGGACGTGCTGCTGTGCCGTTCCGAGCAGGTGGTGCCGGACTCGGAGCGCCGCAAGATCGCCCAGTTCACCAACGTCTCCGAGCGCGCGGTGATCAGCGTGCCGGACGTGGACGTGCTGTACCGCATCCCGATGGGCCTGCACGCCCAGGGCCTGGATGACATCGTCATCAACCAATTCAAGCTCGGCGACAAGGCCGGCCCGGCCGACCTGCACGAGTGGGAAGCGGCGGTGGACGCCACCCTGCACCCGCTGGACGAGGTCACCATCGCGGTGGTCGGCAAGTATGTCGACCACCAGGATGCCTACAAGTCGGTCGGTGAAGCGCTCAAGCACGGCGGCCTGCGCCAGCGCACCAAGGTCAACCTGAAGTGGCTGGAAGCCCAGGACCTGGAAGGCAGCGACATGGGCGCGCTGAAGGACGTCGACGGCATCCTGGTGCCGGGCGGCTTCGGCGACCGCGGCTTCGAAGGCAAGGTGCTGACCTCGCAGTTCGCCCGCGAGCAGCAGGTGCCGTACTTCGGCATCTGCTACGGCATGCAGGCCGCGGTGGTTGATTTCGCCCGCCACGTGGCCGGCCTGGAAGGCGCCAACAGCACCGAGAACGATCGCCAGTCGCCGAACCCGGTGATCGGCCTGATCACCGAATGGCGCACCGCCACCGGCGATGTGGAAAAGCGTGACGACAAGAGCGACCTCGGCGGCACCATGCGCCTGGGCCTGCAGGAGCAGCGCCTGAAGCCGGGCACCCTGGCCCGCGAGCTGTACGGCAAGGACGTGGTGTCCGAGCGCCACCGCCACCGCTACGAGTTCAACAACCGCTACCGCACCCAGCTGGAAGATGCCGGCCTGGTGATCGCCGGCAAGTCGATGGACGACACCCTGGTGGAAGTGGTGGAACTGTCGCGCGACCAGCACCCGTGGTTCCTGGCGTGCCAGGCCCACCCCGAGTTCCTGTCCACCCCGCGCGATGGCCACCCGCTGTTCATCGGGTTCATTCGTGCCGCGCGTGAGCGCAAGTCCGGCGCCCCGCTGGACGCGGGCGCCTGA